The DNA sequence GTCAGCCTGCTGGCGGGCTGGTCCGGTGACATGAAGGGCGACAATCCGGAAATCTACGAGAGCTTCCGGCGGAAGTTTCCTGATATCGCCGATGTCCCGCAGATCGACGACGGAACCGGCCCGGGCCTGTCCTTCGAGACGCTGCTGACGCTGAAGGCCGACCTTGCCATCCTCGCCAATTGGCAGGCCGACACCGAACCCGGCAAGCGTGCCATCGACTATCTGACCGGCATCGGCGTTCCCGTCATCGTCGTCGACTTCAACAACGATCCGCTGACGAGCACGCCGCGCATGATGCGTCTGCTCGGCAAGATCTTCGAAAGGGACGAACAGGCGGAAGCCTTCGCCCGGTTCTACGAGGACAAGCTGGCGCTCATTCAATCACGCGTCGCCACCAAACCCGAGCCGCGGCCGCTGGTGCTGATGGACGCCTTCCCCCAGGCCGACCGCTGCTGCTGGGCCTATGGCACCGGCGGTCTCGGCGAATTCCTGACGATCGCCGGTGGCCGCAACATTGCCGAAGGCGTGCTCCCCCGACCGGGCGGCACGGTCAACGCCGAGGCGATCATGGCGGCAAACCCCGACATCTACATCGCGACCTCCTCGCCCGGCGGCAAATACGGCACGCTGTCGATCGGCCCCGGTGTCGGCGAGGACGAAGCGCAGCAGACGCTCGCCCGCACCATCGAGGCGCCCGCCCTGTCCAGCATCCGCGCCGTGCAGGAAAAGCGCGTCCATGGTCTCTGGAACTTCTTCAACGCCATCCCGCTCAACATCATCGCCGCCGAAGCCTTCGCCACCTGGATCCGGCCGGACCTGTTTGGCGATCTCAACCCGAAGAAGAGCCTTGCCGAAATCAACACCCGGTTCGCCGCGGTTCCGTTCGAAGGCACCTATTGGGTGGATCTGAAACCGGCGGACTAGTTTGCCGGCAAAAGGCCCATCATCGGCCAAATG is a window from the Ensifer adhaerens genome containing:
- a CDS encoding ABC transporter substrate-binding protein, which gives rise to MILVLATTLLFALSARTEGHWPMTVTDAVGREVTIPAKPKAILLGSGFNLVALSLIHPDPVSLLAGWSGDMKGDNPEIYESFRRKFPDIADVPQIDDGTGPGLSFETLLTLKADLAILANWQADTEPGKRAIDYLTGIGVPVIVVDFNNDPLTSTPRMMRLLGKIFERDEQAEAFARFYEDKLALIQSRVATKPEPRPLVLMDAFPQADRCCWAYGTGGLGEFLTIAGGRNIAEGVLPRPGGTVNAEAIMAANPDIYIATSSPGGKYGTLSIGPGVGEDEAQQTLARTIEAPALSSIRAVQEKRVHGLWNFFNAIPLNIIAAEAFATWIRPDLFGDLNPKKSLAEINTRFAAVPFEGTYWVDLKPAD